The following is a genomic window from uncultured Draconibacterium sp..
GTTACCGACGAAATTGCAGAACATATCCGCCAGTCGCGAAAAGGAAACGAACGCGACGAAATGCAATCGAAAAATATGCTGGCACGGGTTCCGTGGCCTTTCCGCAAGTGGTTATTCCGCCTATATCGTGTACTTACTATCGATTGGGGGATTTCATTGCCGGGACTCGGTCTCGATTCAAACAGTTTTGGATCGTACGTGGTTTCAAATATTGGCACCGTTGGTCTTGATACCGGTTTTGGGTCGTTGCTACCTTCATCAAACGTTTCGCTTGTAATGATTCTCGGTTCCATTCAGAACAAACCTGCGGTTGTTAACGGGGAAATTGTACCGCGCCGAATCATGTTACTATCTGCCACGCTCGACCACCGTGTAGTTGACGGATCGCATGGTGGGCGCCTGTTCCGACATATCAAATACCTGTTGAAGAATCCGCATCTGCTGGAAGAAAAGCCCGACGAAAACCTGGCTAAATTTTAAGAAAATATCTTTTTAAAAATGTTGCTGAGCATTTTTGATCTATTTCCCGTGTACGAACACGGAAATACTAATATTTTTGCTTAGTTTTGAAAGCGAGTAACTAAACCGTCAATTCTTAATATTAAAATTAGAAGCGCTATCGAACTAAATAAACAAATACGAATTAAGGATATTGCCGAAAAAGCAAAGGTCTCAATTGGCACTGTTGACAGAGTTTTACACAACCGTGGAGAGGTTGCAAAAGCAACAAAAAAAAAGATTCTTGAAATTGTAAAAGAATTAAACTACCAACCCAATATTTTGGCAAGTACGCTTGCCTCAAAAAAATCAGCCACCTTTGCCACGCTACTGCCCCAACCTCCGGCAGGAGAAGGCTACTGGACAAAACCTATTAAGGGCATAAAAAAACGTATTTCGGAGTTGCCACAATACGGTTTACAAATTGAGTCGTTTACCTTTAACCAGTCCAATTCAAAAAGTTTTATCGAAGAAGCAAATAAAGTGCTTGCCATAAAACCCGATGGCGTTGTACTAGCTCCCTTTTTCAAAAAAGAGGCTACCGTTTTTATCGAAGAATTAAAAGAACTGGAAATTCCTTTTGTTTTTATCGATTCGAATATTCAGGATGTTGGACAACTCAGTTATATCGGACAGAATTCGTATCAAAGTGGGCTGGTATCAGGAAAATTGCTCGACCTGATGTTACCCAACGGAAACATTCTTGTTATTCATTTTGCAAAAGAAATGGATAATCAAAACCACCTGGTGCAACGAGAAATGGGAATTCACGATTGGTTTAAGCAAAAAAAAGATAACAACCACGACCTGTTCACTATTGAAATACCGGATACCAATTCGAATGAATGGATGGCAATGGTGGAGCAAAATATTTCGGAGAAAAATATTAAAGGAATTCTGGTCACCAATTCGAAAGTGTTTTATGTGGGGCGTTTGCTCAAAAAACTAAAAATCGGAAACATTAAAGTAATCGGGCACGATCTTATAAAAGAAAACATTAAGTACTTGAAAGAAGATCTGGTTCAGTTTCTTATCTGCCAACGCCCCGAAGAACAGGGCTACAACTCGGTAAACAAACTGTTCAGGAGCATTGTACAAAAAAGGGAAATTCAGGAAGAAAGTTATACCCCGATTGACATTGTTACCAAAGAGAACGTTGATTATTACAAAGAATTTAAATAGATATTATGCAAGCACTATCATTTAACGATTTAAAAGACAAAGTATGCGTAATTACCGGTGGTGCGGGAGTTTTGGGTACCGCCATGGTAAAAGCAATTGCATCGGTTGGAACCAAAATTGCCATCGCCGATATTAATAAAGAAGTAGCCGATAAAGTTGCTGCGGAAATTGCCGCAGAATCCGGGGCAGAAGTAATTGGTGTTGCAGCCAATGTGCTTGATAAAGAATCGCTTGAGTTTGCCAAAGCTGAGATAAACAAACGATTAGGGCCAATTGATATTCTAATAAATGGCGCAGGCGGAAACAGTCCGCAAGCAACAACAAAAGTGGAAACCATTACCGAAGACAACATTGATAACCTTGAAGACACTTTTTATGGTTTGCAAATGGAAGGTTTCGATAAGGTTTTTGCCCTGAATTTTAAAGGGACATTGCTTCCTACAATGGTTTTTACCCGCGACATGCTTGAAAGAAGAAAAGGTGTTGTGCTCAATGTTTCGTCGATGAATTCGTATAAACCGTTGACAAAAATTCCGGCTTACTCCGCCGCAAAAGCGTCTATAAATAATT
Proteins encoded in this region:
- a CDS encoding SDR family oxidoreductase, giving the protein MQALSFNDLKDKVCVITGGAGVLGTAMVKAIASVGTKIAIADINKEVADKVAAEIAAESGAEVIGVAANVLDKESLEFAKAEINKRLGPIDILINGAGGNSPQATTKVETITEDNIDNLEDTFYGLQMEGFDKVFALNFKGTLLPTMVFTRDMLERRKGVVLNVSSMNSYKPLTKIPAYSAAKASINNFTEWLSVHLAKIGIRVNAIAPGFFITHQNRFLVMDEKTGNYSPRGQKIVDNTPMGKFGEPEDLQGATLFLISDVSNFITGIVIPVDGGYSAFGGV
- a CDS encoding 2-oxo acid dehydrogenase subunit E2; the protein is MEHIDYNSDWRKVASTIYKKPTDSKIYGMVELDVTDIEKYIAKKRKEGLKTTLTYIITLIIGRAIRNEVPELNTFVKGSKIAQRKNVDGVVSVLLAGGEMGSVKVENADQRTIQEVTDEIAEHIRQSRKGNERDEMQSKNMLARVPWPFRKWLFRLYRVLTIDWGISLPGLGLDSNSFGSYVVSNIGTVGLDTGFGSLLPSSNVSLVMILGSIQNKPAVVNGEIVPRRIMLLSATLDHRVVDGSHGGRLFRHIKYLLKNPHLLEEKPDENLAKF
- a CDS encoding substrate-binding domain-containing protein yields the protein MASTLASKKSATFATLLPQPPAGEGYWTKPIKGIKKRISELPQYGLQIESFTFNQSNSKSFIEEANKVLAIKPDGVVLAPFFKKEATVFIEELKELEIPFVFIDSNIQDVGQLSYIGQNSYQSGLVSGKLLDLMLPNGNILVIHFAKEMDNQNHLVQREMGIHDWFKQKKDNNHDLFTIEIPDTNSNEWMAMVEQNISEKNIKGILVTNSKVFYVGRLLKKLKIGNIKVIGHDLIKENIKYLKEDLVQFLICQRPEEQGYNSVNKLFRSIVQKREIQEESYTPIDIVTKENVDYYKEFK